From the Cryptomeria japonica chromosome 2, Sugi_1.0, whole genome shotgun sequence genome, one window contains:
- the LOC131071394 gene encoding uncharacterized protein LOC131071394 gives MWLKPKQGWIKINFDGASRGNLGKSRVGCVARDEEGEVLSKGVQRLQDGTKNEAEAEFSLLVVELSGEWSGGFVVQRGMSWTGVTRWWGGDDADVLWEGVRGWHCWFLECNGSQLHSKNIQTLVPILGSRFRAKAKKHVPVQGYFSD, from the exons ATGTGGCTCAAACCAAAGCAAGGATGGATtaagatcaattttgatggggcctcgagAGGAAATTTAGGTAAATCAAGGGTTGGGTGTGTGGCTCGGGATGAGGAGGGTGAGGTCCTTTCTAAAGGGGTGCAAAGGCTGCAAGATGGTACGAAGAATGAGGCTGAGGCAGAGTTCTCTTTATTAGTAGTGGAATTG AGTGGGGAATGGAGTGGCGGATTTGTTGTCCAACGTGGCATGAGTTGGACAGGTGTGACGAGATGGTGGGGTGGAGATGATGCAGATGTACTTTG GGAAGGAGTTCGAGGGTGGCATTGTTGGTTTTTAGAGTGCAATGGAAGCCAACTTCACTCTAAAAACATCCAAACTCTTGTGCCCATTTTGGGGTCTCGTTTCAGAGCAAAGGCTAAGAAACATGTTCCAGTCCAAGGATACTTTTCTGATTAA